A single window of Onychostoma macrolepis isolate SWU-2019 chromosome 16, ASM1243209v1, whole genome shotgun sequence DNA harbors:
- the ggctb gene encoding gamma-glutamylcyclotransferase b: MNPETNMFSGQSFIISLTLLVAGFNLLSSAAPLPSEDSVMDNSDRQNGSTFLYFAYGSNLLKERLQLKNPSATINCVAKLKDYKLVFGNHKGLASQRWHGGVATIEHSPGDVVWGVVWTMNMSDLESLDRQENVKMGTYSPVEVNVSTSGQDLSCRTYIMNSCVYAPPSPQYLQVIVMGAEQNGLPEEYQDKLRSIETNKYEGPLPVMEELEKALKKSKERTEEIQSDD, translated from the exons ATGAACCCTGAAACAAACATGTTCTCCGGCCAGAGCTTCATCATCAGCCTCACGCTGCTCGTCGCTGGGTTTAACCTCCTGAGCTCAGCAG CCCCTCTGCCCTCTGAAGACTCAGTGATGGACAACAGTGACCGGCAGAACGGATCCACATTCCTGTACTTCGCTTACGGCAGCAACCTGCTGAAAGAGCGGCTGCAGCTGAAGAACCCTTCAGCCACCATCAACTGCGTCGCCAAACTCAag GATTATAAACTGGTCTTCGGGAATCATAAAGGACTGGCGAGTCAGCGCTGGCACGGCGGCGTCGCGACCATCGAACACAGCCCAGGGGACGTGGTTTGGGGTGTCGTGTGGACAATGAACATGTCGGACCTCGAGTCCCTCGACAG GCAGGAGAACGTTAAAATGGGCACCTACAGTCCAGTGGAGGTGAACGTCTCCACCAGCGGACAGGACCTCAGCTGTCGGACGTACATCATGAACAGCTGCGTTTATGCACCACCTTCACCGCAGTATCTACAG GTTATTGTGATGGGCGCGGAGCAGAACGGGCTGCCGGAGGAATATCAGGACAAACTACGGTCTATCGAAACCAACAAATACGAGGGACCTCTGCCTGTGATGGAAGAACTGGAGAAAGCTTTGAAAAAATCCAAAGAAAGGACAGAAGAGATTCAATCTGATGATTAG
- the LOC131521397 gene encoding sodium- and chloride-dependent transporter XTRP3-like: MSKEARPSWDSPMQFVLACVSYAVGLGNVWRFPYLCQMHGGGGFLIPYLLMLFLEGIPLFCMELAIGQKMRLGSIGAWTAISPYLGGLGIASVVTSMYLCLYYNVINAWSFWYLFHSFQSVLPWAECPVNANRTGYLEECEVASSTQYFFYRETLNISSSIDENGGLHMGQALCLLLAWIIVYLFIVRGVKSTGMVVYFTATFPYVVLIIYLIRGVTLHGAWNGVKYMFTPKLEQLANPQTWINAATQIFFSLGLGFGSLIAFASYNHHNNNFEKQAVVVSLINSCTSVFASIVTFSIYGFKATFNYESCLERIRLLLLNTFNLSEESISAENITTWIHHLNITHPERFAAIASKIELCSLEAELDTAVEGTGLAFIVYSEAIKNMPLSQLWSVLYFVMLLLLGMGSMLGNVTAIITPLADIKLLSRSLSSESINGLVCLLCLLLGFGFTSRSGNYWFTIFNEYAATLSLLFIVFIEVISVCYIYGLRRFEKDIEDMLGHRPNWYWKVMWAVVSPLLLFSLFIFYIINYIQGGTPTYQAWDKDLGRSVVKEYPVYGQVFIALLLLSALSCVPLAALHSVFRRKPLRRHRHV, from the exons ATGAGTAAGGAAGCCCGTCCATCCTGGGACAGTCCCATGCAGTTTGTCCTGGCGTGTGTGTCTTATGCTGTGGGACTCGGGAACGTCTGGCGTTTTCCGTATCTCTGCCAAATGCATGGAGGAG GTGGTTTTCTGATCCCATATCTGCTGATGCTGTTTCTGGAGGGGATTCCTCTCTTCTGTATGGAGCTGGCCATCGGTCAGAAGATGCGTCTGGGCAGCATCGGCGCGTGGACGGCCATCAGCCCGTATCTGGGTGGACTGG GTATTGCCAGTGTTGTGACCTCCATGTACCTGTGTCTGTACTACAACGTCATCAACGCCTGGAGCTTCTGGTATCTCTTCCATTCATTTCAG TCGGTGCTGCCGTGGGCCGAGTGTCCCGTCAATGCGAACCGCACTGGGTATCTGGAGGAGTGTGAGGTGGCTTCATCCACTCAGTACTTCTTCTACCGCGAGACGCTGAACATCTCGTCGTCCATCGATGAGAACGGAGGCCTTCACATGGGTCAGGCGCTCTGTCTGCTGCTGGCCTGGATCATCGTCTACCTCTTCATCGTCAGAGGCGTCAAATCCACCGGCATG GTGGTTTATTTCACAGCTACGTTTCCGTACGTGGTTCTGATCATCTATCTGATCCGCGGCGTCACTCTTCATGGAGCCTGGAACGGAGTCAAGTACATGTTCACACCTAAA cTGGAGCAGCTGGCGAATCCTCAGACGTGGATCAACGCTGCCACTCAGATCTTCTTCTCTCTGGGTCTGGGCTTCGGCTCTTTGATCGCTTTCGCCAGTTACAACCATCACAACAACAACTTCGAGAAGCAGGCGGTCGTCGTCTCGCTCATCAACAGCTGCACGTCTGTGTTCGCCAGCATCGTCACCTTCTCCATCTACGGCTTCAAGGCCACCTTCAACTACGAGAGCTGTTTGGAAAG GATAAGGCTGCTGCTGCTCAATACGTTCAATCTGTCGGAGGAGAGCATCAGCGCTGAGAACATCACGACATGGATCCATCATCTGAACATCACTCATCCAGAGAGGTTTGCAGCCATCGCTTCAAAGATCGAGCTCTGCAGTCTGGAGGCGGAGCTCGACACG GCGGTGGAGGGCACGGGTCTGGCGTTTATCGTGTACAGCGAGGCCATCAAGAACATGCCGCTGTCTCAGCTCTGGTCTGTGCTGTACTTCGTCATGCTGCTGCTCTTAGGGATGGGGAGCATGCTGGGAAACGTCACGGCCATCATCACGCCGCTGGCAGACATCAAGCTCCTGTCGCGCTCCCTCAGCAGCGAGAGCATCAACG GTCTGGTTTGTCTGCTCTGTTTGCTGCTGGGTTTTGGTTTCACCAGCCGCTCGGGAAACTACTGGTTCACCATCTTCAACGAATACGCGGCCACGCTGTCGCTGCTCTTCATCGTCTTCATTGAAGTCATCAGTGTGTGTTACATCTACGGACTGAGAAG GTTTGAGAAGGACATCGAGGACATGTTGGGTCATCGGCCGAACTGGTATTGGAAGGTGATGTGGGCAGTGGTCAGTCCTCTGCTCCTCTTCAGTCTCTTCATCTTCTACATCATAAACTACATCCAGGGAGGCACGCCGACGTACCAGGCCTGGGACAAAGATCTG GGTCGGTCGGTGGTGAAGGAGTATCCGGTGTACGGTCAGGTTTTCATCGCTCTGTTGCTGCTGTCAGCGCTCAGCTGTGTGCCGCTCGCCGCTCTTCACTCCGTCTTCAGGAGAAAGCCGCTCCGCCGACACCGTCACGTCTGA